AACTTGTACCATAACCTTATTTTGATATTCTAAGATGTTTGGATTTGACAAATCTCAAAAATAACAACTTtcgtttttcatcaaatttgagGTCGAAATATTTTCTAAGTTTCATGGAGCACGTCTCTTGTTCAGAGCACGGTTCCAGAGGACGACTCTTGCAGGATTAGAGGTCGTCCTCTCTCTGTCCAAATCAAAGAATTTTAGCAAGCGTTCGTTACTTATGTTATTGACCCGAAACTTGTTCCTAAGGCTTATTGAAACGCCCCAAACCATATTAACTCGAAAGGCATACAATCATTTGAAACTCATGTTAAACAAGCTAGAcaattttatacttagaaaatttaagccaattttcgccaaaaatcaaagttctcaaatttgaaaaatgacaaattgaaccttcttagaatgttaatataagtctATTGTATGAGTTTCAGGTCCCGGAAATGTCAAACGAAGCCtcggtaaaaagtgtaaaaatcacAGCAGGCGGACGGCTCTTGTGTCCTGCAGAGGCCGTCCTCTGCACAAAGGCCGTCCTCTTCAGGTTTTGTACTTTTGACACTTTGAACAAATTTTGaccctttttctcaaaaccgagcttccgacaactgattagcaacttagttttgacataaatcaactaacacaacatttccaaaagtctccataccatccatttatacaaaccaagtttatacaagtaaatgggtcatcttacccattttgacgctttttaagtcaaaatacaagttttgcaaATTCAAGAAACCACACTTGACCATTTACAGAAATTTGACAATAACAAGACCATCAAAACTAAATATACCAAGAGCCATGAGGAGAGGGATGTCTAAGCCTCTAAACCACAAGATTGTCATTCttccatgaatgacctaaatacctccaAGTCTTGCAAGATTTTTACTTCTAAAACTTCAAGCTTTAATCAACAACAAGTTCCTTCTTaactacctataaaaatggtaaacaactaaaaagtaagcgaatgcttagtgaataaacttgcatacaaatatacatacgaaggagggcaaaaacacaaaagagtatcgcatgtagccaatgataccgtcatatcatcacttgcatactcacttttgcgctagcaaaacatacatggatccacatacgctaaacaatcatcaacatgattaactatcgggattcttaggccctggaggttcttaggcctcataaacactatgccccATATCGGCCTACGCCGAATCAatcaccacacatggataaataaacttcaaaatgatgtggtcaacaccacacatggacaaaaggcttcaacatgatgtggtcgattgacccaacgtatacataaaggtatgcaagagtactcacctcctccgcgactatcaacaatcaacaatgcaacaagtgcaaagctttcaacctatcaattcaatacaatatgcacataagactttattcacaatcTTGGCTAACTCACTTAGCCAAACTAAtgattcactagcattcctattcACCCAAACTCAATTTCCTTGAGTTGGCTTAAAATCAAGTTTCACTTAACCAAGCTCAATCTTTCTAACTCATCAATCtcaattatctatcattttgctaaaaatctcattttaccaccaaCATGTGGCCATTTCATCTAGTTTctcaaaattaccaaattctcattcactagccttttccaaacccaaaacccaacccatttgtcattgagtttctTTCACCTTTAACAACTATATTAGGTAGTTCATCTTACCTTTTTCAACCACATTACAATAACTagcaaaattttatcttttcttacaaactcaaattattactttgaacttatcaatttcataatcaaacacatcatataactcaatgacaactaggttaactaaggaattgggagaaattaaccataattcattttctagcaaaaacccccaatttggttcatccatgaaccctaaattcaaaaaaaaaaaaaaaactaaattaggggaattcaatacctcaacaaacaATAGGTTAATGCTTAGTCTTAAGTTGGAaaattcttctttctttcttttctctagCAATTTTGGCCACCACCACGAAACCCGCAAGCCCTAGCTTTtcaattcttgaatggagattatctgatggtgatgattattattatgatttttattcttGGATTGAAAGAATTAGTCTTTGATTTTGGAAGAATTGAGATGAAGTTGCATGGAGGAATGATGATGAACAAGAGTGAAAATGTGAGAAGTGGAAAAAGGAAATGGTTGGCACTTCCTATGAGTGCCACACCCTTGACTAACTTTTGTGgatattttacccgctatccgttaaagttccaactaaattaacccccgaTTCAAAAATATAATACTAGGAagttattttaatgtcaaaactacaaaaaaggttaatttatttatctttagaaaaacttggggtgttacaactctccccaaCTTGGAATGGATCACGACCTCGTGATCCGCGCTATAACCCAAGACAATGATACACACGAAGTCATTCTCGTACTCCCTAGAGCAAACGCACATCCTCGTAAGCTTTCACAGTATCTTACACATCCTTATCATTTCATTTGAACTCTTTTAAGTTCTCATTCTATTATGACCAAGGTCCTTCAACTCAATTCAACTCATTGACGGCTTCGATTCTTTCAAGGCACCTAGGTAGCATTATTGTCAAGACACTTTCAAAGATGTAGCACGTGAAAATGATAGAGTAAATACCCAAAAACTTATTTATAAATTCTAAACGATACACAACCTTACCAAATCTAGTTGTGATTTCTTCATTATCGGCCATTTAGTCACGGTTTACACCTCCCTTTTTTTTCAACGCATACTATCGACATTTACATAAAACTTCTCCTTGCCTAAACTTTCCAACACCTCTCATGAATAAATCTCATAATTGGCATGATCCGGGATGAAAGAGTATAACTTCAATGAGAAAGATAAAGGGTTCGTTAAACATGACTGACGAACACGATTCTTAGGTTTTCGTGAAAATTTGCATAAACGTCAATAAAGCTAGGAAAGAATGATAAAGGTTTCGAAATGGCTAAAACAATAGCGAAAATTAGCGTTGGTATGCCTTCAATGCACACTCTTAGTTTGTGATAACTCGTACAAAGGTTTATCTTGGAAAGATGTATGTAGTTCCTCGTCATTGACTTGTGTAGACCATCGATTCTTGACCACGAATAGTCGTTCTTGCTAGCCACCTTGTTGAACTTGCTATAATCGGGGTACGTCCCCTAGCTACTATCTTTCATTTGACGAAAGGAAAAAGGCACACCCTAAAGGAAATTACTAAGATGAAGGAGGTCCTTGTTGAGAAATTCTTGAACTCATCTAATTACTCCTTGCATTCACCTTGGAATCATACGATAAAGAGATTGGTATGGGGATATTCCCCAGAATTAATCAATAAAAGATTCCACTTGACGTTCGGAATGAATGCCCGTTAAGCCCTTGGGTAAAACATTGACAAATGCATAGAAATAAAGGCTTACATTCATTAAAGAGAGATTTCTTTTAAACAACTTGAAAGGAAGATTTCTTTTCAACATCGAAGCTATGAGCAAAATAGGCTTGACAACTACGAGATAAACAACGACGGCACGGGCAAAAGTACAATGGTATAGAACGCTCCCTTCGATTGTCAACCAAGTTCCACCTTTAAAGTTCTTTAATTGCACCGCCTCTTCATCACACCCACAACTCAACATTTCAAAAATTCCACCGGTTCATTCCTATTACTACATCAATTTCCATCATCGGAAAGGGATTTCAAGTTAGATTGAGAAAATTTTGGCGATACATTTATTATACTCATCCCTCACTAACTTTGTTTTATTACTTCTAACCTTGATTTGTAACATGATGCCGGAATGGAGCTTCAATACGGAAATAATGTGACTCAATCTAGAGACATCAAACGACCTATTAGACTCCAAGAATTGAAATATTTCGCATACGGACATTACTCCTAAGAAGTGTACATGGGACCACATTATTAACATCTTCATTTTGCTTTAAGATAAGTTGGAAAGACCTACCTTGTTGGTTTCCATAAGCTCGAGCATTCCTTCTTTCCACGTCCTTCCTCTTCTCCTCTTGCCTTTCTTCTTCGGTTAGTGTAGGACAAGAACTCCTCATGTGTCCCCCTTCAAAACATTTAAAGCATATGATTGACTTCTCCGGCCCCGCCTTGCAATCTCGACTCATATGCCCCACCTGTCCACAATTATAACATCCCTTCATCGACGCTTTGCACACACCCGGATGGTTCCTTTTGCATTGATGGCAAAAAGGAATGTCGTTCCTTGCGAACCTTCCACTTGAACCTTCAACTTGCCTAGGCTTCTTGTTTGGGGAGTTACTACCCTCAATCTTTCTTCTTGGGCCTTCTTCATCGACTCGACTTTGCTCGATTTCATGGTCCCGTGCTACATCCGCCAACATGGAGAAGGACTCCATTTGACATAAGCTAATCTTCTCTCGTAGgctctttttcaacttcaagTAAAATTGCTCTTTGAGCAATTGATCATTATCGAGAAATTCCGGGCAAATTTGAGCCTTGTCCAAGAATTGGGCTCGAAATTCATTCAAGCTCATGCTATCTTGACAATCGTTGAGAAATTCACTTCTCAACTTGGTCACTTCGGCTTCCGACCGAAATTCCTTAAAGAACATAGCCTTGAATTCGGGCCATTCAACATTATCCAAAGCCCCCTTCTTGATTGCCAACAATCCGTCCCACCAACGTTTTCCACTATTTCTCAGCATAACAACTGCAAAGATCACCTTCAAATGTGAGGGGCATTGACTAGTACGGAACGCCCCTTCAATCTCCGATATCCACCGAGTACAAACAATAGGATCACGATCACCGTGATACTCAGGTGGGTGGCATACCTCAAAGTCTCGGAATGTGAATTTCTTCTTATAAATTATTCCTCCCGTAACCTCCACATCTTTTTCCTCCTCATCCTTCTTACCCTTATCCTTGGCTTCACATTTTTCAAACTCCCGTTGCACATTGATTGCAACCTCCTCCCTAATCATTTGAGCAATATGCTCATTCATTGCTCCTTCCATTGTTTGATTAAGCCTCTTAAGTAAAAGAGGGGTGTACTTCTCTAGAGCTCTCCCGATTTGATCGGAGATATCCATACTACCCTCCGGAAATATCACTTCTTCTTCGTTCCTTCGATGCTCATCCTCCTCATTGTGATGTTCGGCCATACTATAATAAGAATAGATAAACGGattttaagcacataacccTATTATCTCTACGAACTAAAGCCAACCTATAACTTCATACAAAACCGTCCCAAGGTTTGATGTTGTTAGTTTATAAAATTGTTAGTATTTCAAGTACAATAAGGTcggcttcttattgtgctttaaTAATAGCAAGTTTATAAGCTAACATCATCAAACACTCTTTCGGGTCCCATATAAAATTACCGAACACCTAAGGTCAAGTCATGTctaaggtttaagtctaggcatTCACTAAACgagggaatacctaaatcccttaaacctcggctctgataccaacttgaaaTGCCCCAAACCATATTAACATTCTAAGAAGgttcaatttgtcatttttcaaatttgagaactttgatttttggcgaaaattggcttaaattttctaagtataaaatcgTCTAGCTTGTTTAACATGAGTTTCAAATGATTGTATGCCTTTCGAGTTAATATGGTTTGGGGCGTTTCACTTATAGTATCATTCTAAGGTGTTTGAAAGTGTCAAATTACAAATCTAAACAACTtgatttttcaccaaaatttggAGGCCAAATTTTTTCTAAGTGTTGAAGGTCACCAAAAGTTAAAATT
The Erigeron canadensis isolate Cc75 chromosome 2, C_canadensis_v1, whole genome shotgun sequence DNA segment above includes these coding regions:
- the LOC122587678 gene encoding uncharacterized protein LOC122587678, with translation MAEHHNEEDEHRRNEEEVIFPEGSMDISDQIGRALEKYTPLLLKRLNQTMEGAMNEHIAQMIREEVAINVQREFEKCEAKDKGKKDEEEKDVEVTGGIIYKKKFTFRDFEVCHPPEYHGDRDPIVCTRWISEIEGAFRTSQCPSHLKVIFAVVMLRNSGKRWWDGLLAIKKGALDNVEWPEFKAMFFKEFRSEAEVTKLRSEFLNDCQDSMSLNEFRAQFLDKAQICPEFLDNDQLLKEQFYLKLKKSLREKISLCQMESFSMLADVARDHEIEQSRVDEEGPRRKIEGSNSPNKKPRQVEGSSGRFARNDIPFCHQCKRNHPGVCKASMKGCYNCGQVGHMSRDCKAGPEKSIICFKCFEGGHMRSSCPTLTEEERQEEKRKDVERRNARAYGNQQGRSFQLILKQNEDVNNVVPCTLLRSNVRMRNISILGV